GACTGAGCCGAAAGTTGATGAAATGAACAGGAAGTTATTTAGGTATCTGAACTTTTACAACTTCGTTAGGCCTCATCAAGGTCTTGGTTATAAGACTCCAGTAGAGAAGTTTGAGGAATATATTAAAAAACACCAGGGTGTCCACCATGTATTGAACGAGAACATAAGACTCCAGTAGAGAAGTTTGAGGAATATATTAAAAAACACCAGGGTGTCCACCATGTATTGAACGAGAACAACATCTTTAAATTCTTCACCTAAAATTGGAAATTGGAAGGGAAAATCAAATAAATTTTCAGGAGGGCGTCATGAACAGAAGCCTCTTTATGGGGGGAATACCGGGGACGATGTCCCGTAGAGGTTTCTTAAGGGCCTGCGCCATTGCTACTGCTGCAATGGGACTTCCTATGGAAATGGTTCCAAAGGTTGCCGAGGCCGCATCTGACCCTAAGAGACCAAGCGTAGTTTGGCTTCATTTTCAGGAGTGTACAGGTTGTTCAGAGTCTTTACTAAGGGCATCACATCCAGACATTGCTACCCTTATTCTTGACTTAATTTCACTTGACTATCACGAGACTCTCTCTGCAGCTGCAGGTAAACAGGCTGAGGAAAACTTGGAAAATGCCATAGAAAAGGGAAACTACGTACTTGTTGTTGAAGGTGGAATCCCTCTCAAGGATGGAGGAGTTTACTGTAAGATTGGTGGAAAAACGGCAGTTGATATCCTAAGGAGGGCTGCAGAGAAAGCTGTTGCAATCATTGCAATAGGAACGTGTGGTGCTTACGGTGGAGTTCAAGCTGCAAAACCCAACCCAACAGGAGCTGTAGGCGTTTCAGATATCATTAAGGATAAACCGGTAATAAACGTTCCCGGCTGTCCTCCAAAACCTCACAACTTCCTGTCAACAGTTCTCTACTTCTTAACCTTCAAGAAACTTCCACCAACCGACAAGTTCGGAAGGCCTCTGTTTGCTTACGGAAGGAAGGTTCACGACCACTGTGAAAGGAGACCTCACTTTGACGAAGGAAGGTATGCAGAGCAGTTCGGGGACCTTGGACATAGGATGGGATTTTGCCTCTACAAGGTTGGATGTAAAGGGCCTGAAACCTACTCCAACTGTCCAGTAATCAGGTTTAATGATGTTGAGGTATGGCCCGTTTCTGTAGGTAACGGCTGTTACGGATGTACGGAGCCAAACTTCTGGGACACAATGACTCCGTTCCACAAGAGACTTCCAAACATTAAGGTTCCGGGTGGTAAGGGAATTCAAGCAAGTGCTACTGAAGTTGGAAAGGCTGCCCTTGGTGTTACCGCAGCAGCTTTGGCAATTCACGCCGGTGTAGGCATAGCTAAGAGATTGGCAACTGGCTCAAAATCTGAAGAATAAACCCAAGTGGGGAGGTAAAAAATGGCTAACAGGGTTGTAGTTGACCCAATTACGAGGATAGAGGGTCACCTTAGAATAGAGGTAGTTCCTAAGAATGGTTACATAAAGAATGCCTTCTCCTCTACTCAAATGTGGAGGGGAATTGAGGTAATTCTCCAGGGAAGGGACCCGGACGATGCCTGGATGTTCACACAGAGAATCTGTGGAGTTTGTACAACAGTTCACGCAATAGCTTCCGTTAGATCTGTTGAGAATGCCCTTCAGCTTGAGATTCCCTACAATGCTCAAATGGTTAGAAACCTAATTATTGCAGCTCATGCTCTTCACGACCACATAGTTCACTTCTACCACCTATCTGCCCTTGACTGG
The Balnearium lithotrophicum DNA segment above includes these coding regions:
- a CDS encoding integrase core domain-containing protein; its protein translation is TEPKVDEMNRKLFRYLNFYNFVRPHQGLGYKTPVEKFEEYIKKHQGVHHVLNENIRLQ
- a CDS encoding hydrogenase small subunit, coding for MNRSLFMGGIPGTMSRRGFLRACAIATAAMGLPMEMVPKVAEAASDPKRPSVVWLHFQECTGCSESLLRASHPDIATLILDLISLDYHETLSAAAGKQAEENLENAIEKGNYVLVVEGGIPLKDGGVYCKIGGKTAVDILRRAAEKAVAIIAIGTCGAYGGVQAAKPNPTGAVGVSDIIKDKPVINVPGCPPKPHNFLSTVLYFLTFKKLPPTDKFGRPLFAYGRKVHDHCERRPHFDEGRYAEQFGDLGHRMGFCLYKVGCKGPETYSNCPVIRFNDVEVWPVSVGNGCYGCTEPNFWDTMTPFHKRLPNIKVPGGKGIQASATEVGKAALGVTAAALAIHAGVGIAKRLATGSKSEE